The following coding sequences lie in one Oncorhynchus nerka isolate Pitt River linkage group LG14, Oner_Uvic_2.0, whole genome shotgun sequence genomic window:
- the iqgap3 gene encoding ras GTPase-activating-like protein IQGAP3 isoform X1: MGDTGTQTRSGGYERLTAEEMDEQRVQNVAYQYLCRLEEAKRWMEACLHEELPAPTELEEGLRNGVLLAKLGHCFAPKIIPLKKIYDLDQERFKGMGLQFRHTDNINHWRSAMAEIGLPTMFHPETTDIYDKKNMPRTVYCIHALSLYLFRLGLAPQIHDLCGKVKFTEEEINNMKRELDKYGIQMPAFSKIGGILANEITVDEAAVHAAVIAINEAVESGHVEVTAQALRNPSAMLTNLEAHLMPVYQEMLRQARAQKAALAYTKCKGSEEKDIYEEYLTQSEIQENIDKVNVRAAIEQVDEALDCGDSLALLAALQVPCLALRGLQRDHGPWYLEQLATDREQKALDLGCVDPLERDELQEGVCVANEEAQRNQTMQKAVRSINEALRLGEPRQTVRALMDPDAHLPDVYPFASALYQSELAPLQRGSPQGDLQQEELYVAVEMLSAVALINQAVEAKDVGAFCATLISPAAGLADIDDSLVQRYFEELGDQRRKAGRALLTWNDLQRGLNSVNAAAQEEHDQILTIGLINQALCRGDPQKTLAALLLPSSGLEEVTTLNARRYHDVLTRARRQKAEVNRDPGAELWLADIQEGVRRANQDTQRALKMSLGLAAVNQAVKEGKASQTLRVLRLPEVALRSVVAECAGVYQAELTALLGAKSVGGDNRSPWLKTKTEDSPYYFHLHNLEGTWERPQGFVQCTVFLAHEEIQAVLSSVTAAHGREVHWKASEGLVVQLQARAQGFLLRQRLGARLHFLNTQLPAIITIQSHWRRFVQQRAYRKRLQYLYQNWRAVVRVQASVKMWIARRKYLSRRRFFRRQVGAIIKIQAFFRANKAREEYRMLVHSTTPPLSVVRKFAHLLEMGDNDIRQEGELLRMREEVVRTIRSNRQLETDLDLMDLKIGLLVRNRVTLQEVVSHCKKLTKKNKEQLSDMMALDKSKGLKALSKDKREKLEAYQHLFYLLQTQPLYLAQLIFLMPQNKTTLFMETVIFTLFNYGSDCREAYLLLQLFTTALRHEIKWKVDQPQEVVTGNPTVIKMLVSFYRHARGQTALKEILGPAIREVLQDRTLSIRTDPCEIYKSWVNQTETQTGHKSSLPYEVSAEQALAHPEVQRRLDISIVNLKNLTDRLLNAITSNLHKLPYGMRYTAKVLRDSLHEKFPQASEDELYKIVGNLVYYRYMNPAVVAPDGFDVVEFSAGSSLLPEQRRILGSIARILQHAAAHKHFHGDSPHLRALNDYITLTHSKFRKFLHAACDVPEPEERFNIDEYSEMVILNKPVIYISISELLNTHKLLLEHQDSLCPDQSDPLLNLLRDLGKVPTIHALVGEGAVSAAEPQTEQTLAQYSKMEVSLTLTSKFDVFRGSDDHPDARGILLSTKQLIIDVIRAQPGDTLSEVLRASSSQDQEVQHGWMMHRRAQRDARTPEKMKRNQSIVADGNMSLEEKKRKIQRSLRRLESLGVLTPPDSETQILQLIAKDIRHQRLYRQRRQAELVKLRQTMGSLHCKSSFHSEQVDFYSQYITTCLDNLTAKHSKVSGKKSAESKGKKSKQPTLTYTAARLHEKGVLLEIEDLPVTQFKNVIFDIVPGEEGGTFQVKARFMGVDMEKFPLKYQDLLQLQYEGVAVMKMFDKAKVNVNLLIFLLNKKFFKK; the protein is encoded by the exons ATGGGAGATACGGGAACACAAACGCGTTCAGGTGGAT ATGAGCGGTTGACAGCTGAGGAGATGGATGAACAACGCGTCCAGAATGTTGCCTATCAATACCTGTGCCGTTTGGAAGAGGCTAAAAG GTGGATGGAAGCTTGTCTCCACGAGGAGCTGCCTGCCCCGACTGAACTGGAGGAGGGGCTGAGGAACGGGGTGCTGCTGGCCAAGCTAGGCCACTGTTTTGCCCCCAAGATAATCCCCCTCAAAAAAATCTATGACCTGGACCAGGAACGCTTCAAG GGTATGGGATTGCAGTTCCGCCACACGGACAACATCAACCATTGGCGCAGTGCGATGGCGGAGATCGGACTACCAACG ATGTTCCACCCAGAGACCACTGACATCTATGATAAGAAGAACATGCCCCGAACTGTGTACTGCATCCATGCTCTCAGCCTCTACCTTTTCCGACTAGGTTTGGCCCCTCAGATCCATGACCTCTGTGGCAAGGTCAAATTTACAG AGGAGGAGATTAACAACATGAAACGGGAGCTGGACAAATATGGCATCCAGATGCCAGCCTTTAGCAAGATTGGGGGGATCTTAGCCAATGAGATAACAGTGGATGAGGCTGCTG tccaTGCTGCAGTTATAGCTATCAACGAGGCGGTGGAGAGTGGGCATGTGGAGGTCACTGCCCAGGCCCTTCGGAATCCCAGCGCCATGCTCACCAACCTGGAAGCGCACCTGATGCCAGTCTACCAGGAGATGCTGCGCCAAGCACGGGCACAGAAGGCGGCTCTCGCCTACACCAAG TGTAAAGGTTCAGAAGAGAAGGATATCTATGAGGAATACCTGACCCAAAGTGAGATTCAAGAGAATATTGACAAAGTGAATG TGCGTGCGGCCATAGAGCAGGTGGACGAGGCCCTGGATTGTGGGGACTCTCTGGCCCTCCTGGCAGCCCTCCAGGTCCCCTGTCTGGCCCTGAGGGGCCTCCAGAGAGACCACGGGCCCTGGTACCTGGAGCAACTGGCCACTGACCGTGAACAAAAGGCCCTG gacctgggctgtgtggacCCTCTTGAGCGAGATGAGCTGCAGGAGGGGGTGTGTGTGGCTAACGAGGAGGCCCAGCGCAACCAGACAA TGCAGAAAGCTGTAAGGTCCATCAATGAGGCTCTGCGTCTTGGGGAGCCCAGGCAGACTGTTCGTGCGCTCATGGACCCTGATGCCCACCTCCCAGACGTCTACCCCTTTGCCTCAGCGCTCTACCAGAGTGAACTGGCCCCACTGCAGCGAGGAAGTCCTCAG GGGGACCTGCAGCAGGAGGAGCTGTACGTAGCAGTGGAGATGCTCTCGGCGGTGGCTCTCATCAACCAGGCGGTGGAGGCCAAAGATGTGGGAGCCTTTTGTGCCACGCTGATCAGCCCTGCAGCCGGTCTGGCCGATATTGACGACAGCCTAGTCCAGAG GTACTTTGAGGAGCTGGGTGATCAGAGGAGGAAGGCTGGGAGAGCTCTGCTGACGTGGAACGATCTCCAGAGAGGACTAAACTCTGTAAATGCTGCAGCACAGGAAGAGCATGACC AGATCCTCACCATCGGGCTGATTAACCAGGCCCTGTGCCGAGGCGACCCTCAGAAGACTCTGGCTGCACTGCTGTTGCCTTCTAGTGGCCTTGAGGAGGTGACGACACTCAATGCCCGCCGCTACCATGACGTACTGACCAGAGCCCGGAGGCAGAAGGCTGAG GTGAACCGTGACCCAGGAGCAGAGTTGTGGTTGGCTGACATTCAGGAAGGAGTGAGAAGAGCCAATCAGGACACTCAAAGAGCCCTGAAGA TGTCCCTGGGCTTGGCGGCCGTGAACCAGGCGGTGAAGGAGGGCAAGGCGTCCCAGACTCTGCGAGTCCTGCGTCTGCCAGAGGTGGCGCTGCGGAGCGTGGTGGCAGAATGTGCTGGAGTGTACCAGGCTGAACTCACCGCCCTACTCGGAGCCAAATCTGTGGGAG GAGACAACCGGAGCCCATGGCTGAAGACCAAGACTGAGGACAGCCCCTACTACTTCCACCTGCACAATCTGGAGGGCACCTGGGAGAGACCGCAGGGCTTTGTCCAGTGCACAGTGTTCCTGGCCCATGAAGAAATACAG GCGGTGCTGAGCAGTGTAACTGCTGCCCACGGCCGGGAGGTGCATTGGAAGGCCAGTGAGGGCCTGGTGGTGCAGCTGCAGGCCAGGGCCCAGGGATTCCTCCTCAGACAGAGGCTGGGTGCCCGTCTGCACTTCCTCAACACCCAGCTACCTGCCATCATCACCATCCAG TCCCACTGGAGGAGGTTCGTACAGCAGAGAGCCTACAGAAAGAGGCTACAGTATCTCTACCAGAACTGGAGGGCTGTGGTCAGG gtccaGGCCAGTGTGAAGATGTGGATTGCTCGGAGGAAATATCTTTCTCGTCGACGCTTCTTCAGACGTCAA GTGGGCGCCATTATAAAGATCCAGGCATTCTTCCGAGCCAACAAGGCCCGTGAGGAATACAGAATGCTAG TCCACTCCACTACCCCTCCTCTGTCAGTAGTGAGGAAGTTTGCCCACCTGCTGGAGATGGGTGACAATGACATCCGCCAGGAGGGGGAGCTGCTGCGTATGAGGGAGGAGGTGGTGAGGACCATTCGCTCCAACCGCCAGCTGGAGACTGACCTGGACCTAATGGACCTCAAGATAGGACTGCTTGTCCGCAACCGTGTCACGCTGCAG GAGGTGGTTTCCCACTGCAAGAAGCTGACCAAGAAGAACAAGGAGCAGCTGTCGGACATGATGGCTCTGGACAAGAGCAAGGGCCTCAAGGCCCTGAGCAAAGATAAGAGGGAGAAACTGGAGGCTTACCAGCACCTCTTCTATCTGCTACAG ACTCAGCCTCTGTACCTGGCCCAGCTGATCTTCCTGATGCCCCAGAATAAAACAACTCTCTTCATGGAGACTGTCATCTTCACCCTGTTCAACTACGGCTCCGACTGCAGGGAGGCCTACCTGCTGCTGCAGCTATTCACCACCGCGCTGCGCCATGAGATCAa gtgGAAGGTGGACCAGCCCCAGGAGGTGGTGACTGGGAACCCCACAGTCATTAAGATGTTGGTGAGTTTCTACCGCCATGCCCGCGGTCAGACGGCGTTGAAGGAGATCCTGGGGCCGGCTATTAGAGAGGTGCTGCAGGACCGCACCCTCAGCATCCGCACGGACCCCTGCGAGATCTACAAGAGCTGGGTCAACCAGACCGAGACCCAGACCGGCCACAAGAG ctCCCTGCCTTATGAAGTGAGTGCAGAGCAGGCCCTGGCCCACCCAGAAGTGCAGCGTCGCCTGGACATCTCTATCGTAAACCTCAAGAACCTCACAGACCGCCTGCTCAACGCAATCACCAGCAACCTGCATAAATTACC ATATGGGATGCGCTACACAGCCAAGGTCCTGAGAGATTCTCTACATGAGAAGTTTCCTCAGGCCAGCGAGGACGAGCTTTACAAG atTGTGGGGAACCTGGTGTACTACCGCTACATGAACCCAGCCGTGGTGGCGCCGGATGGTTTTGACGTGGTCGAGTTCTCGGCcggctcctccctgctccccgaGCAGCGCCGCATCCTGGGTTCCATCGCACGCATCCTGCAGCATGCTGCTGCACACAAACACTTCCATGGTGACAGCCCTCACCTGCGTGCCCTCAATGACTACATTACCCTGACTCACTCCAAGTTCCG TAAGTTCCTACATGCTGCGTGTGACGTGCCGGAGCCCGAGGAGCGTTTTAACATCGATGAGTACTCTGAGATGGTCATCCTCAACAAGCCTGTCATCTATATTTCCATCAGTGAGCTCCTCAACACCCACAAG cttctGCTGGAGCACCAGGACTCCCTGTGTCCCGACCAGTCTGACCCGTTGCTGAATCTGCTGAGAGACCTGGGGAAGGTGCCCACTATCCACGCTCTGGTTGGTGAGGGGGCTGTGAGCGCTGCGGAGCCCCAGACAGAACAGACCCTGGCCCAgtacagtaagatggaggtgtccCTCACACTCACCAGCAAGTTTGATGTGTTCAGGGGCTCTGACGACCACCCTGACGCCAGGGGGATTCTCCTCAG TACCAAACAGTTGATCATCGATGTGATCCGAGCCCAGCCTGGAGACACACTGAGTGAGGTCCTCAGGGCCTCCTCCTCTCAGGATCAG gagGTGCAGCATGGGTGGATGATGCATCGCCGCGCCCAGAGGGACGCCCGCACCCCCGAGAAGATGAAGAGGAACCAGTCGATCGTTGCCGACGGCAACATGTCTCTGGAGGAGAAGAAGCGGAAGATCCAGCGTAGCCTGAGGAGGCTGGAGAGCCTGGGGGTCCTGACTCCACCTGACTCTGAGACACAGATACTACAGCTCATAGCCAAG GACATTCGCCACCAGCGTCTGTACCGGCAGCGTCGTCAGGCTGAGCTGGTCAAGCTGAGACAGACCATGGGCAGCCTTCACTGCAAGAGCTCTTTCCACAGCGAACAGGTGGACTTCTACAGCCAGTACATCACCACCTGCCTGGATAACCTCACAGCCAAACACAG TAAGGTGAGTGGAAAGAAGTCAGCGGAGAGCAAAGGGAAGAAGAGCAAGCAGCCCACTCTGACCTACACTGCTGCCCGTTTACATGAGAAAGGAGTCCTGTTGGAGATTGAGGACCTGCCAGTCACACA GTTTAAGAATGTGATCTTTGACATTGTGCCCGGTGAGGAGGGCGGCACGTTCCAGGTAAAGGCTCGCTTTATGGGGGTGGACATGGAGAAGTTCCCCCTCAAATACCAG GACCTACTGCAGCTCCAGTACGAGGGAGTGGCGGTGATGAAGATGTTCGACAAGGCCAAAGTCAACGTCAACCTGCTCATCTTCCTTCTCAATAAGAAGTTCTTCAAGAAGTGA
- the iqgap3 gene encoding ras GTPase-activating-like protein IQGAP3 isoform X2: MEACLHEELPAPTELEEGLRNGVLLAKLGHCFAPKIIPLKKIYDLDQERFKGMGLQFRHTDNINHWRSAMAEIGLPTMFHPETTDIYDKKNMPRTVYCIHALSLYLFRLGLAPQIHDLCGKVKFTEEEINNMKRELDKYGIQMPAFSKIGGILANEITVDEAAVHAAVIAINEAVESGHVEVTAQALRNPSAMLTNLEAHLMPVYQEMLRQARAQKAALAYTKCKGSEEKDIYEEYLTQSEIQENIDKVNVRAAIEQVDEALDCGDSLALLAALQVPCLALRGLQRDHGPWYLEQLATDREQKALDLGCVDPLERDELQEGVCVANEEAQRNQTMQKAVRSINEALRLGEPRQTVRALMDPDAHLPDVYPFASALYQSELAPLQRGSPQGDLQQEELYVAVEMLSAVALINQAVEAKDVGAFCATLISPAAGLADIDDSLVQRYFEELGDQRRKAGRALLTWNDLQRGLNSVNAAAQEEHDQILTIGLINQALCRGDPQKTLAALLLPSSGLEEVTTLNARRYHDVLTRARRQKAEVNRDPGAELWLADIQEGVRRANQDTQRALKMSLGLAAVNQAVKEGKASQTLRVLRLPEVALRSVVAECAGVYQAELTALLGAKSVGGDNRSPWLKTKTEDSPYYFHLHNLEGTWERPQGFVQCTVFLAHEEIQAVLSSVTAAHGREVHWKASEGLVVQLQARAQGFLLRQRLGARLHFLNTQLPAIITIQSHWRRFVQQRAYRKRLQYLYQNWRAVVRVQASVKMWIARRKYLSRRRFFRRQVGAIIKIQAFFRANKAREEYRMLVHSTTPPLSVVRKFAHLLEMGDNDIRQEGELLRMREEVVRTIRSNRQLETDLDLMDLKIGLLVRNRVTLQEVVSHCKKLTKKNKEQLSDMMALDKSKGLKALSKDKREKLEAYQHLFYLLQTQPLYLAQLIFLMPQNKTTLFMETVIFTLFNYGSDCREAYLLLQLFTTALRHEIKWKVDQPQEVVTGNPTVIKMLVSFYRHARGQTALKEILGPAIREVLQDRTLSIRTDPCEIYKSWVNQTETQTGHKSSLPYEVSAEQALAHPEVQRRLDISIVNLKNLTDRLLNAITSNLHKLPYGMRYTAKVLRDSLHEKFPQASEDELYKIVGNLVYYRYMNPAVVAPDGFDVVEFSAGSSLLPEQRRILGSIARILQHAAAHKHFHGDSPHLRALNDYITLTHSKFRKFLHAACDVPEPEERFNIDEYSEMVILNKPVIYISISELLNTHKLLLEHQDSLCPDQSDPLLNLLRDLGKVPTIHALVGEGAVSAAEPQTEQTLAQYSKMEVSLTLTSKFDVFRGSDDHPDARGILLSTKQLIIDVIRAQPGDTLSEVLRASSSQDQEVQHGWMMHRRAQRDARTPEKMKRNQSIVADGNMSLEEKKRKIQRSLRRLESLGVLTPPDSETQILQLIAKDIRHQRLYRQRRQAELVKLRQTMGSLHCKSSFHSEQVDFYSQYITTCLDNLTAKHSKVSGKKSAESKGKKSKQPTLTYTAARLHEKGVLLEIEDLPVTQFKNVIFDIVPGEEGGTFQVKARFMGVDMEKFPLKYQDLLQLQYEGVAVMKMFDKAKVNVNLLIFLLNKKFFKK, from the exons ATGGAAGCTTGTCTCCACGAGGAGCTGCCTGCCCCGACTGAACTGGAGGAGGGGCTGAGGAACGGGGTGCTGCTGGCCAAGCTAGGCCACTGTTTTGCCCCCAAGATAATCCCCCTCAAAAAAATCTATGACCTGGACCAGGAACGCTTCAAG GGTATGGGATTGCAGTTCCGCCACACGGACAACATCAACCATTGGCGCAGTGCGATGGCGGAGATCGGACTACCAACG ATGTTCCACCCAGAGACCACTGACATCTATGATAAGAAGAACATGCCCCGAACTGTGTACTGCATCCATGCTCTCAGCCTCTACCTTTTCCGACTAGGTTTGGCCCCTCAGATCCATGACCTCTGTGGCAAGGTCAAATTTACAG AGGAGGAGATTAACAACATGAAACGGGAGCTGGACAAATATGGCATCCAGATGCCAGCCTTTAGCAAGATTGGGGGGATCTTAGCCAATGAGATAACAGTGGATGAGGCTGCTG tccaTGCTGCAGTTATAGCTATCAACGAGGCGGTGGAGAGTGGGCATGTGGAGGTCACTGCCCAGGCCCTTCGGAATCCCAGCGCCATGCTCACCAACCTGGAAGCGCACCTGATGCCAGTCTACCAGGAGATGCTGCGCCAAGCACGGGCACAGAAGGCGGCTCTCGCCTACACCAAG TGTAAAGGTTCAGAAGAGAAGGATATCTATGAGGAATACCTGACCCAAAGTGAGATTCAAGAGAATATTGACAAAGTGAATG TGCGTGCGGCCATAGAGCAGGTGGACGAGGCCCTGGATTGTGGGGACTCTCTGGCCCTCCTGGCAGCCCTCCAGGTCCCCTGTCTGGCCCTGAGGGGCCTCCAGAGAGACCACGGGCCCTGGTACCTGGAGCAACTGGCCACTGACCGTGAACAAAAGGCCCTG gacctgggctgtgtggacCCTCTTGAGCGAGATGAGCTGCAGGAGGGGGTGTGTGTGGCTAACGAGGAGGCCCAGCGCAACCAGACAA TGCAGAAAGCTGTAAGGTCCATCAATGAGGCTCTGCGTCTTGGGGAGCCCAGGCAGACTGTTCGTGCGCTCATGGACCCTGATGCCCACCTCCCAGACGTCTACCCCTTTGCCTCAGCGCTCTACCAGAGTGAACTGGCCCCACTGCAGCGAGGAAGTCCTCAG GGGGACCTGCAGCAGGAGGAGCTGTACGTAGCAGTGGAGATGCTCTCGGCGGTGGCTCTCATCAACCAGGCGGTGGAGGCCAAAGATGTGGGAGCCTTTTGTGCCACGCTGATCAGCCCTGCAGCCGGTCTGGCCGATATTGACGACAGCCTAGTCCAGAG GTACTTTGAGGAGCTGGGTGATCAGAGGAGGAAGGCTGGGAGAGCTCTGCTGACGTGGAACGATCTCCAGAGAGGACTAAACTCTGTAAATGCTGCAGCACAGGAAGAGCATGACC AGATCCTCACCATCGGGCTGATTAACCAGGCCCTGTGCCGAGGCGACCCTCAGAAGACTCTGGCTGCACTGCTGTTGCCTTCTAGTGGCCTTGAGGAGGTGACGACACTCAATGCCCGCCGCTACCATGACGTACTGACCAGAGCCCGGAGGCAGAAGGCTGAG GTGAACCGTGACCCAGGAGCAGAGTTGTGGTTGGCTGACATTCAGGAAGGAGTGAGAAGAGCCAATCAGGACACTCAAAGAGCCCTGAAGA TGTCCCTGGGCTTGGCGGCCGTGAACCAGGCGGTGAAGGAGGGCAAGGCGTCCCAGACTCTGCGAGTCCTGCGTCTGCCAGAGGTGGCGCTGCGGAGCGTGGTGGCAGAATGTGCTGGAGTGTACCAGGCTGAACTCACCGCCCTACTCGGAGCCAAATCTGTGGGAG GAGACAACCGGAGCCCATGGCTGAAGACCAAGACTGAGGACAGCCCCTACTACTTCCACCTGCACAATCTGGAGGGCACCTGGGAGAGACCGCAGGGCTTTGTCCAGTGCACAGTGTTCCTGGCCCATGAAGAAATACAG GCGGTGCTGAGCAGTGTAACTGCTGCCCACGGCCGGGAGGTGCATTGGAAGGCCAGTGAGGGCCTGGTGGTGCAGCTGCAGGCCAGGGCCCAGGGATTCCTCCTCAGACAGAGGCTGGGTGCCCGTCTGCACTTCCTCAACACCCAGCTACCTGCCATCATCACCATCCAG TCCCACTGGAGGAGGTTCGTACAGCAGAGAGCCTACAGAAAGAGGCTACAGTATCTCTACCAGAACTGGAGGGCTGTGGTCAGG gtccaGGCCAGTGTGAAGATGTGGATTGCTCGGAGGAAATATCTTTCTCGTCGACGCTTCTTCAGACGTCAA GTGGGCGCCATTATAAAGATCCAGGCATTCTTCCGAGCCAACAAGGCCCGTGAGGAATACAGAATGCTAG TCCACTCCACTACCCCTCCTCTGTCAGTAGTGAGGAAGTTTGCCCACCTGCTGGAGATGGGTGACAATGACATCCGCCAGGAGGGGGAGCTGCTGCGTATGAGGGAGGAGGTGGTGAGGACCATTCGCTCCAACCGCCAGCTGGAGACTGACCTGGACCTAATGGACCTCAAGATAGGACTGCTTGTCCGCAACCGTGTCACGCTGCAG GAGGTGGTTTCCCACTGCAAGAAGCTGACCAAGAAGAACAAGGAGCAGCTGTCGGACATGATGGCTCTGGACAAGAGCAAGGGCCTCAAGGCCCTGAGCAAAGATAAGAGGGAGAAACTGGAGGCTTACCAGCACCTCTTCTATCTGCTACAG ACTCAGCCTCTGTACCTGGCCCAGCTGATCTTCCTGATGCCCCAGAATAAAACAACTCTCTTCATGGAGACTGTCATCTTCACCCTGTTCAACTACGGCTCCGACTGCAGGGAGGCCTACCTGCTGCTGCAGCTATTCACCACCGCGCTGCGCCATGAGATCAa gtgGAAGGTGGACCAGCCCCAGGAGGTGGTGACTGGGAACCCCACAGTCATTAAGATGTTGGTGAGTTTCTACCGCCATGCCCGCGGTCAGACGGCGTTGAAGGAGATCCTGGGGCCGGCTATTAGAGAGGTGCTGCAGGACCGCACCCTCAGCATCCGCACGGACCCCTGCGAGATCTACAAGAGCTGGGTCAACCAGACCGAGACCCAGACCGGCCACAAGAG ctCCCTGCCTTATGAAGTGAGTGCAGAGCAGGCCCTGGCCCACCCAGAAGTGCAGCGTCGCCTGGACATCTCTATCGTAAACCTCAAGAACCTCACAGACCGCCTGCTCAACGCAATCACCAGCAACCTGCATAAATTACC ATATGGGATGCGCTACACAGCCAAGGTCCTGAGAGATTCTCTACATGAGAAGTTTCCTCAGGCCAGCGAGGACGAGCTTTACAAG atTGTGGGGAACCTGGTGTACTACCGCTACATGAACCCAGCCGTGGTGGCGCCGGATGGTTTTGACGTGGTCGAGTTCTCGGCcggctcctccctgctccccgaGCAGCGCCGCATCCTGGGTTCCATCGCACGCATCCTGCAGCATGCTGCTGCACACAAACACTTCCATGGTGACAGCCCTCACCTGCGTGCCCTCAATGACTACATTACCCTGACTCACTCCAAGTTCCG TAAGTTCCTACATGCTGCGTGTGACGTGCCGGAGCCCGAGGAGCGTTTTAACATCGATGAGTACTCTGAGATGGTCATCCTCAACAAGCCTGTCATCTATATTTCCATCAGTGAGCTCCTCAACACCCACAAG cttctGCTGGAGCACCAGGACTCCCTGTGTCCCGACCAGTCTGACCCGTTGCTGAATCTGCTGAGAGACCTGGGGAAGGTGCCCACTATCCACGCTCTGGTTGGTGAGGGGGCTGTGAGCGCTGCGGAGCCCCAGACAGAACAGACCCTGGCCCAgtacagtaagatggaggtgtccCTCACACTCACCAGCAAGTTTGATGTGTTCAGGGGCTCTGACGACCACCCTGACGCCAGGGGGATTCTCCTCAG TACCAAACAGTTGATCATCGATGTGATCCGAGCCCAGCCTGGAGACACACTGAGTGAGGTCCTCAGGGCCTCCTCCTCTCAGGATCAG gagGTGCAGCATGGGTGGATGATGCATCGCCGCGCCCAGAGGGACGCCCGCACCCCCGAGAAGATGAAGAGGAACCAGTCGATCGTTGCCGACGGCAACATGTCTCTGGAGGAGAAGAAGCGGAAGATCCAGCGTAGCCTGAGGAGGCTGGAGAGCCTGGGGGTCCTGACTCCACCTGACTCTGAGACACAGATACTACAGCTCATAGCCAAG GACATTCGCCACCAGCGTCTGTACCGGCAGCGTCGTCAGGCTGAGCTGGTCAAGCTGAGACAGACCATGGGCAGCCTTCACTGCAAGAGCTCTTTCCACAGCGAACAGGTGGACTTCTACAGCCAGTACATCACCACCTGCCTGGATAACCTCACAGCCAAACACAG TAAGGTGAGTGGAAAGAAGTCAGCGGAGAGCAAAGGGAAGAAGAGCAAGCAGCCCACTCTGACCTACACTGCTGCCCGTTTACATGAGAAAGGAGTCCTGTTGGAGATTGAGGACCTGCCAGTCACACA GTTTAAGAATGTGATCTTTGACATTGTGCCCGGTGAGGAGGGCGGCACGTTCCAGGTAAAGGCTCGCTTTATGGGGGTGGACATGGAGAAGTTCCCCCTCAAATACCAG GACCTACTGCAGCTCCAGTACGAGGGAGTGGCGGTGATGAAGATGTTCGACAAGGCCAAAGTCAACGTCAACCTGCTCATCTTCCTTCTCAATAAGAAGTTCTTCAAGAAGTGA